The Mytilus galloprovincialis chromosome 4, xbMytGall1.hap1.1, whole genome shotgun sequence genome contains a region encoding:
- the LOC143072469 gene encoding uncharacterized protein LOC143072469 produces the protein MQSRHQVTTSLLNIGFTDKNGYIPIVVTTIPFSFSPNLTYQIRLITEFELTGVTRQVKQDLLSLPEQLRSSEDDYFEFEKSDKFGGICNKRTIYNGWGYKPTPGTCDQFYQCDEEGVPHQQSCAAGTFYDGNECRHAEKVHCSYDPCQRKPHGYSYADGQSCYGYFVCIGGRSKYLTFSNGFYFNAHKKSCHSDPTCFKDNLKRLHQFF, from the exons ATGCAATCACGCCATCAAGTCACCACGAGTTTGTTGAATATCGGTTTCACagataaaaacggatacattccAATCGTTGTAACCACAATCCCATTCTCCTTTTCGCCAAATTTGACCTATCAAATTAGACTTATCACCGAGTTTGAACTAACAGGAGTGACACGACAGgtaaagcaggatctgctttcccttccagAGCAACTAAGATCATCCGAGGATGATTATTTCGAATTTGAAAAATCAG ACAAATTTGGAGGAATATGTAACAAAAGGACAATATATAATGGATGGGGTTATAAACCTACACCCGGAACTTGCGACCAGTTTTATCAGTGTGACGAGGAAGGTGTACCACATCAACAAAGCTGTGCAGCAGGAACGTTCTATGATGGAAATGAATGTCGGCATGCAGAAAAAGTGCACTGTTCTTATG ATCCTTGCCAGAGGAAACCACATGGCTACAGTTATGCTGATGGCCAGAGTTGCTATGGTTACTTTGTTTGTATAGGTGGACGTTCAAAGTACTTGACATTTTCGAATGGTTTTTACTTCAATGCTCACAAAAAATCGTGCCACTCTGATCCTACCTGCTTTAAAGATAACCTTAAACGTC